From one Actinomyces sp. Marseille-P3109 genomic stretch:
- the coaE gene encoding dephospho-CoA kinase gives MGLTGGIGAGKSTVAALLEAHGAVVTSADEISRDVVSPGSDGLAAVVAEFGDEVLTPAGTLDRRALGNLVFADDLSRARLEEILLPLIAAEAWARMEAVPAGRVAVYDVPLLVEGQMQDLFDLVVVVEADLELRLERLAERGMEREKALARIASQATDDERRAVADIVLSNSGSIDQLSADVDRLWSTRIMGSGTNV, from the coding sequence GTGGGGCTGACGGGGGGCATCGGTGCCGGCAAGTCGACCGTGGCCGCGTTGCTCGAGGCGCACGGTGCGGTGGTGACCAGCGCTGATGAGATCTCTCGCGACGTCGTCAGTCCCGGCAGCGACGGTCTCGCCGCTGTGGTGGCGGAGTTCGGGGACGAAGTTCTCACCCCCGCCGGCACGCTCGACCGTCGGGCCCTGGGGAATCTGGTCTTCGCCGACGACCTGAGCCGTGCGCGCCTGGAGGAGATCCTTCTGCCCCTCATCGCGGCCGAGGCCTGGGCCCGGATGGAGGCGGTTCCGGCCGGACGGGTGGCGGTCTACGACGTCCCTCTGCTCGTCGAGGGCCAGATGCAGGACCTGTTCGACCTCGTCGTCGTCGTTGAGGCGGACCTCGAGCTGCGCCTGGAACGACTCGCTGAGCGCGGCATGGAGCGTGAGAAGGCACTGGCACGTATCGCATCACAGGCGACCGACGATGAGCGCCGGGCCGTGGCCGACATCGTTCTGTCCAACTCCGGCTCGATCGATCAGCTGAGTGCTGATGTCGACAGGCTCTGGAGCACCCGGATCATGGGGTCGGGAACCAACGTCTGA